The Vespula vulgaris chromosome 2, iyVesVulg1.1, whole genome shotgun sequence genome has a segment encoding these proteins:
- the LOC127061818 gene encoding ADP-ribosylhydrolase ARH3-like isoform X4 encodes MELQLLKSKFRGSMLGVLMGDCLGSPYENEELLSSGMRNVLQKSFDKLEGSIFKAPVMQYTDDSAMSQSVAESLIEKGDLDLVDLAKRFVKSYYQEPNRGYGAGVVTVFQKLRGNKFQDVLLPAREQFNGQGSWGNGGAMRVAPIALFSYKDSEKLIDKTRRATEITHTHKIGVDGAILQAFAIQQCLQLDPSNELNVPDFINELIDKMKKIEKDEEGLDLVEPQPYKLKLDILQQLIAAEKDVTNEEVVRQLGNGIAALYSVPTAIFCFLRAQQPINDNFRWRYRYYW; translated from the exons atggagttGCAGTTGTTAAAGAGTAAATTTCGAGGGTCGATGTTAGGTGTTTTGATGGGCGATTGTCTCGGTAGTCCTTACGAAAATGAGGAACTATTATCGAGTGGAATGAGAAACGTTTTACAAAAATCTTTTGATAAATTAGAAGGAAGCATCTTTAAAG CACCAGTTATGCAATATACGGATGATTCAGCAATGTCGCAAAGCGTAGCTGAATCTTTAATTGAAAAAGGCGACTTAGACCTCGTTGATTTAGCAAAAAGGTTTGTGAAAAGCTATTATCAGGAACCAAATCGTGGTTATGGGGCTGGTGTTGTAACC GTGTTCCAGAAATTACGCGGTAATAAATTCCAGGATGTTTTACTTCCAGCAAGGGAACAATTTAATGGACAAGGTTCTTGGGGTAATGGAGGTGCTATGCGCGTTGCACCTATCGCGTTATTCTCTTATAAAGATAGCGAAAAACTTATAGATAAAACGAGGAGAGCAACAGAAATTACTCACACTCACAAAATTGGCGTCGATGGTGCTATTTTGCAG gcATTTGCTATTCAACAATGTCTTCAATTAGATCCTTCCAACGAATTAAACGTTCcagattttattaatgaacTTATCGacaagatgaagaaaatagagaaagacgaagaagg TTTAGACTTAGTTGAACCACAACCTTACAAGCtgaaattagatatattacaaCAATTAATCGCCGCAGAGAAAGACGTTACGAACGAAGAAGTAGTTCGGCAACTTGGTAATGGTATAGCAGCTCTTTATTCCGTACCTACAGCAATATTCTGTTTCTTAAGAGCACAACAGCCTATCAATG ATAACTTTAGGTGGAGATACAGATACTATTGGTAG
- the LOC127061818 gene encoding ADP-ribosylhydrolase ARH3-like isoform X1, whose protein sequence is MELQLLKSKFRGSMLGVLMGDCLGSPYENEELLSSGMRNVLQKSFDKLEGSIFKAPVMQYTDDSAMSQSVAESLIEKGDLDLVDLAKRFVKSYYQEPNRGYGAGVVTVFQKLRGNKFQDVLLPAREQFNGQGSWGNGGAMRVAPIALFSYKDSEKLIDKTRRATEITHTHKIGVDGAILQAFAIQQCLQLDPSNELNVPDFINELIDKMKKIEKDEEGLDLVEPQPYKLKLDILQQLIAAEKDVTNEEVVRQLGNGIAALYSVPTAIFCFLRAQQPINGIETENPLRRAIQYAITLGGDTDTIGSMTGALAGAFYGEDKFSNNLLEHCEASKKFAYLGEKLYNIVCVM, encoded by the exons atggagttGCAGTTGTTAAAGAGTAAATTTCGAGGGTCGATGTTAGGTGTTTTGATGGGCGATTGTCTCGGTAGTCCTTACGAAAATGAGGAACTATTATCGAGTGGAATGAGAAACGTTTTACAAAAATCTTTTGATAAATTAGAAGGAAGCATCTTTAAAG CACCAGTTATGCAATATACGGATGATTCAGCAATGTCGCAAAGCGTAGCTGAATCTTTAATTGAAAAAGGCGACTTAGACCTCGTTGATTTAGCAAAAAGGTTTGTGAAAAGCTATTATCAGGAACCAAATCGTGGTTATGGGGCTGGTGTTGTAACC GTGTTCCAGAAATTACGCGGTAATAAATTCCAGGATGTTTTACTTCCAGCAAGGGAACAATTTAATGGACAAGGTTCTTGGGGTAATGGAGGTGCTATGCGCGTTGCACCTATCGCGTTATTCTCTTATAAAGATAGCGAAAAACTTATAGATAAAACGAGGAGAGCAACAGAAATTACTCACACTCACAAAATTGGCGTCGATGGTGCTATTTTGCAG gcATTTGCTATTCAACAATGTCTTCAATTAGATCCTTCCAACGAATTAAACGTTCcagattttattaatgaacTTATCGacaagatgaagaaaatagagaaagacgaagaagg TTTAGACTTAGTTGAACCACAACCTTACAAGCtgaaattagatatattacaaCAATTAATCGCCGCAGAGAAAGACGTTACGAACGAAGAAGTAGTTCGGCAACTTGGTAATGGTATAGCAGCTCTTTATTCCGTACCTACAGCAATATTCTGTTTCTTAAGAGCACAACAGCCTATCAATGGTATAGAAACTGAAAATCCTCTTAGGAGAGCTATACAATATGCT ATAACTTTAGGTGGAGATACAGATACTATTGGTAGTATGACAGGTGCTTTGGCAGGTGCTTTTTATGGAGAAGATAAATTTAGTAACAATCTTCTGGAACATTGCGAAGCGTCGAAGAAATTTGCGTATCTTGGTGAAAAACTTTATAACATAGTATGTGTTATGTAA
- the LOC127061818 gene encoding ADP-ribosylhydrolase ARH3-like isoform X2 yields MELQLLKSKFRGSMLGVLMGDCLGSPYENEELLSSGMRNVLQKSFDKLEGSIFKAPVMQYTDDSAMSQSVAESLIEKGDLDLVDLAKRFVKSYYQEPNRGYGAGVVTVFQKLRGNKFQDVLLPAREQFNGQGSWGNGGAMRVAPIALFSYKDSEKLIDKTRRATEITHTHKIGVDGAILQAFAIQQCLQLDPSNELNVPDFINELIDKMKKIEKDEEGLDLVEPQPYKLKLDILQQLIAAEKDVTNEEVVRQLGNGIAALYSVPTAIFCFLRAQQPINGIETENPLRRAIQYAVEIQILLVV; encoded by the exons atggagttGCAGTTGTTAAAGAGTAAATTTCGAGGGTCGATGTTAGGTGTTTTGATGGGCGATTGTCTCGGTAGTCCTTACGAAAATGAGGAACTATTATCGAGTGGAATGAGAAACGTTTTACAAAAATCTTTTGATAAATTAGAAGGAAGCATCTTTAAAG CACCAGTTATGCAATATACGGATGATTCAGCAATGTCGCAAAGCGTAGCTGAATCTTTAATTGAAAAAGGCGACTTAGACCTCGTTGATTTAGCAAAAAGGTTTGTGAAAAGCTATTATCAGGAACCAAATCGTGGTTATGGGGCTGGTGTTGTAACC GTGTTCCAGAAATTACGCGGTAATAAATTCCAGGATGTTTTACTTCCAGCAAGGGAACAATTTAATGGACAAGGTTCTTGGGGTAATGGAGGTGCTATGCGCGTTGCACCTATCGCGTTATTCTCTTATAAAGATAGCGAAAAACTTATAGATAAAACGAGGAGAGCAACAGAAATTACTCACACTCACAAAATTGGCGTCGATGGTGCTATTTTGCAG gcATTTGCTATTCAACAATGTCTTCAATTAGATCCTTCCAACGAATTAAACGTTCcagattttattaatgaacTTATCGacaagatgaagaaaatagagaaagacgaagaagg TTTAGACTTAGTTGAACCACAACCTTACAAGCtgaaattagatatattacaaCAATTAATCGCCGCAGAGAAAGACGTTACGAACGAAGAAGTAGTTCGGCAACTTGGTAATGGTATAGCAGCTCTTTATTCCGTACCTACAGCAATATTCTGTTTCTTAAGAGCACAACAGCCTATCAATGGTATAGAAACTGAAAATCCTCTTAGGAGAGCTATACAATATGCT GTGGAGATACAGATACTATTGGTAGTATGA
- the LOC127061818 gene encoding ADP-ribosylhydrolase ARH3-like isoform X3: MQYTDDSAMSQSVAESLIEKGDLDLVDLAKRFVKSYYQEPNRGYGAGVVTVFQKLRGNKFQDVLLPAREQFNGQGSWGNGGAMRVAPIALFSYKDSEKLIDKTRRATEITHTHKIGVDGAILQAFAIQQCLQLDPSNELNVPDFINELIDKMKKIEKDEEGLDLVEPQPYKLKLDILQQLIAAEKDVTNEEVVRQLGNGIAALYSVPTAIFCFLRAQQPINGIETENPLRRAIQYAITLGGDTDTIGSMTGALAGAFYGEDKFSNNLLEHCEASKKFAYLGEKLYNIVCVM, from the exons ATGCAATATACGGATGATTCAGCAATGTCGCAAAGCGTAGCTGAATCTTTAATTGAAAAAGGCGACTTAGACCTCGTTGATTTAGCAAAAAGGTTTGTGAAAAGCTATTATCAGGAACCAAATCGTGGTTATGGGGCTGGTGTTGTAACC GTGTTCCAGAAATTACGCGGTAATAAATTCCAGGATGTTTTACTTCCAGCAAGGGAACAATTTAATGGACAAGGTTCTTGGGGTAATGGAGGTGCTATGCGCGTTGCACCTATCGCGTTATTCTCTTATAAAGATAGCGAAAAACTTATAGATAAAACGAGGAGAGCAACAGAAATTACTCACACTCACAAAATTGGCGTCGATGGTGCTATTTTGCAG gcATTTGCTATTCAACAATGTCTTCAATTAGATCCTTCCAACGAATTAAACGTTCcagattttattaatgaacTTATCGacaagatgaagaaaatagagaaagacgaagaagg TTTAGACTTAGTTGAACCACAACCTTACAAGCtgaaattagatatattacaaCAATTAATCGCCGCAGAGAAAGACGTTACGAACGAAGAAGTAGTTCGGCAACTTGGTAATGGTATAGCAGCTCTTTATTCCGTACCTACAGCAATATTCTGTTTCTTAAGAGCACAACAGCCTATCAATGGTATAGAAACTGAAAATCCTCTTAGGAGAGCTATACAATATGCT ATAACTTTAGGTGGAGATACAGATACTATTGGTAGTATGACAGGTGCTTTGGCAGGTGCTTTTTATGGAGAAGATAAATTTAGTAACAATCTTCTGGAACATTGCGAAGCGTCGAAGAAATTTGCGTATCTTGGTGAAAAACTTTATAACATAGTATGTGTTATGTAA
- the LOC127061817 gene encoding DNA-binding protein Ets97D-like — translation MDLGIRRKNSEKGFDTDDDSEYAMIKRIKMEPEAILSQDDDIMAQFQQDNSDLEVEPSFSLEGSNNSDDCNDGILMQHMDIREPLSTLRNLLEQRLGVELTDYSFWLQDAQMLECHKNLVDQCVQGEGLVQVNVQIKALQKRINIVDVLKPAEDYIELAENNSITSFNEENKQNVIRWMVDAQYKKEQERLKIPADPKDWSQTHVKHWLQWAVRQFNLVSLRLADWNITGAQLCNLTLEEFQSKVPLDPGDVFWTHLELLRKCKFVAVVQKDVPTSVSENTTNKTMKVRNQKSPKTRPVVNQQTRVVSVPLENIDSTPITIATSSRSVNSGQIQLWQFLLELLTDREHRGAIQWVGTEGEFKLTQPEAVAQLWGARKNKPSMNYEKLSRALRYYYDGDMISKVHGKRFVYKFVCDLKQLLGYSAAELSKLVEEGRRYF, via the exons ATGGACTTAGGAATTCGTCGAAAGAATTCAGAAAAAGG CTTTGATACGGATGATGATTCTGAGTATGCAATGATAAAACGTATCAAAATGGAACCAGAAGCAATATTGTCCCAGGACGATGATATAATGGCACAATTTCAACAGGATAATTCCGATTTGGAAGTTGAACcaagtttttctttagaaGGTAGTAATAATAGCGACGATTGTAACGATGGAATTCTTATGCAACACATGGATATTAGAGAACCTTTGTCCACGCTACGAAATCTTTTGGAGCAGAGATTGGGCGTCGAACTTACCGATTATTCATTTTGGTTGCAAGATGCACAAATG CTTGAGTGTCACAAAAATTTAGTCGATCAATGCGTGCAAGGCGAAGGTCTTGTTCAAGTTAACGTTCAAATAAAAGCTTTACAAAAACGTATTAACATAGTAGATGTTCTAAAACCTGCGGAAGACTACATTGAACTCGCAGAAAATAATT CAATAACATCctttaacgaagaaaataagcAAAATGTGATACGATGGATGGTAGATGCGCAGTATAAGAAAGAACAG GAACGCCTGAAGATACCAGCCGATCCTAAAGATTGGTCACAAACACACGTGAAACATTGGCTTCAATGGGCCGTTAGACAATTCAATCTAGTTTCCTTACGTTTAGCCGATTGGAATATAACCGGTGCACAATTGTGCAATCTCACCCTTGAAGAATTTCAGAGTAAGGTTCCTCTTGATCCCGGTGATGTATTCTGGACACACTTGGAACTACTACGAAAATGTAAATTCGTCG cTGTCGTACAAAAAGATGTCCCAACGTCGGTCAGTGAAAATACTACGAATAAAACTATGAAAGTACGTAATCAAAAGAGTCCTAAAACACGGCCAGTTGTTAATCAACAAACACGAGTAGTCAGTGTTCCATTGGAGAACATTGATTCGACACCAATAACAATAGCGACGTCGAGTCGTTCGGTAAATAGCGGACAAATACAATTGTGGCAATTTTTATTGGAATTATTGACGGATCGTGAACACAGAGGTGCTATACAATGGGTAGGAACCGAAGGAGAATTTAAATTGACTCAACCAGAAGCTGTTGCACAATTATGGGGCGCGCGTAAAAATAAACCATCGatgaattatgaaaaattaagtcGAGCACTTCGTTATTATTACGACGGTGATATGATATCGAAGGTACACGGGAAGAGATTCGTTTACAAGTTTGTTTGCGACTTGAAACAATTGTTAGGCTATTCAGCCGCTGAGTTAAGTAAATTAGTTGAAGAAGGTAGACGTTATTTTTGA